The Tepidisphaeraceae bacterium genomic sequence CACCTGCTTCAGGCCGAGCGTCTCGATGTAGAATTTGCAGGTCTGTTCGAAATTGGGCGTGCACAGCGCGACGTGATGCGTACCGGTGATCTTCATTGTGATGCGTTGCTCCTTGTGTCCGAGATAGAATCCCCGCTCCGCCACCTGAAATCAACCGCTGGAGTGTAAGGAGGCGCCCAGTAGTTGCCTATCTTGCTTCGCGGCTTCCTTCGCGCCATCGCGTCTTCGCGCTCTTCCCGAGTCCCAAAAACGAAAGTGGCCGACGCGGACAACGCGTCGGCCATCTCGATTTTCGACTGAAGACGAACAGCGGATCAGACTACCAGGCAAAGTGGGCGAACGCCTTGTTGGCGTCGGCCATGCGGTGGGTCTGCTCGCGGGTGTTGATGGCCTTGCCTTCCTTCTTGTAGGCGGCCATCAGCTCGTCGGCGAGGCGGTCGCTCATCGGGCGGCCACCCTGGTCACGGCAGGCACCGATGATCCAGCGGAACGCCAGCGACTGCTGACGACGGCGGTTCACCTGCATGGGCACCTGGTAGTTGGCACCACCGACGCGCTTGCTGCGCACCTCGACGTAGGGCTTCACGTTGTTGATCGCGCCCTCGAAGATCTCGAGCGGCGGGACTTCCTTCATCTTCTTCGTCACCTGTTCCATCGCATCGTAGAAGATCTTCTGCGCGACGGTCTTCTTGCCGTCCCACATGATGCAGTTGATGAACTTGCTGACGAGCTTGCTGTTAAAGCGGGAATCCGGCTTCAGGATTTCCTCGCTCGCGGTGAACTTTTTATAGGCCATTTTAGATCATTTGCGATTTGCGATTTGCGATATGCGATTGAAGAGCAGCGAACGTTCGTCTGCATTTCAATCGCAAATCGCAAATCGCAAATCGGCAATTCCTTAAACTATCGTAACAACCACCAAATACCGACCGCCATCGCGCCGAGGATGAAGATCCCCATGAAGATGACGTTGCCGTAACCGGACTTTACCTCGTTCACATCCCCCGCCAAGAGGATGAACGTAGTAAGCATCTTTCGTACCCCTTACTTGCCGCGCTTCGCGCCGTACTTGCTACGGCTGCGCTTGCGACCGTCGACGCCCAGCGCGTCGAGCGTGCCGCGGACGATATGGTAACGCACACCGGGCAGGTCGCGCACGCGACCGCCGCGAACCAGCACGATGCTGTGTTCCTGCAGGTTGTGCTCTTCACCGGGAATGTACGCGGTGACTTCCTTGCCGTTGGACAACCGAACGCGGGCGATCTTGCGGAGCGCCGAGTTGGGCTTCTTGGGCGTCATGGTCTTCACCTGAAGGCACACGCCACGCTTCTGCGGCGATGCTTCGAGGTCCTTGACCTTATTGTTACGCGGGAGGGCCCGCCGGGGATTCTTGATGAGCTGGTTAATCGTCGGCATTTCGTTCCTTCAACTCGGTCTTGCCATGCATAGCAAGGGTCCGGAAAATCGAGTCGAACAGTATATAGGCGCATCACCTGCATCGCAAGGGGTGTGCTTTGCAGAATCGAGTGACACCAGATCAGGGGCATCCCCTCCTTCACGGGCCAGCCACTGAAGCGGCTAGCATTTTCGCTGCTCACGTCATTTTAAGCTCCTTATCCGACGGCGGCCCGACCCAGTCACGCTTCCCGCATATGAAAACTTCGGATCGTGTTCTGCTGAAAATCCGGGTACGCCGCCACATCGAGTTCCGCCAGATCGAGGCCGTCGAACTCGTCCGCCTCGCGTACCCGCAAGCGCGTTAATCGCTTCAGCAGCGTGAAGACCACCCAACCCACCGCCGCTGCCCAGATTGCGATCACGATGATCGCGAGCCCGGCTAGCCCGACCATCTTCAGCCGCGCGACCGCGTCGCTTGGGTAGAACAGCCCGGTGGCAATCATGCCAATAATGCCACCGACACCGAAGATCGTCACCCCGGCCGGCGGGTCATCCAGGCGATATTGCGTATCGATCGTCACGGCGCAGTGCGGGACCACCAGTCCCGCGATCAGCCCCACCAGCACGTGGTGGAAGCCGGGCGCGGTGCCCAGCACCGTCACCGCCACCGCGGCCCCTAGCACGCCGGTGAGCACGAGGCCGATGTCCGGCCGACCGAACTTTACCTGCGTCGCGACCGTCGCCGCCACCCCACCGGCCGCGACCGCGAACAGTCCCAGGTCAGGCCGCATCGTCCGCACGCTGTAGAACGCCACCAATCCGATCAAAGCCAACACACTACCCACGACGGCCAGCGGCAGGTTGTGGCCAGGGATCAAACTCGTCGAACCGTCGCGATGGTATTTATTCAACCGCGGCCCGATCGCCCAAATCCCCATCGCGGTAAACGCCGCGCCGGCGATGGGGAACGGATCGACGCCCACCAAGCCAAGGTTGGCTAGCCAGCCGTTGGTCATCCATCGCAACGGCAACGGGACCACGACCGCCCCCAGCGCCACCGCCGCCCACATGCTCGGCCAGAACCCGCAGCGCTCGCTCAGGCCACCGGCCAAGAATCCACTTGCCAGGACGACGCTCGCGAGCGCCACCGCCTGCGGCGCGCCGCCAAACATCGCGTGAACGTTGAAGCCGACGTAGTCGTTTGGTCCGATCGCAATCGCAGCGCCCACGAGCCAGAACGCCAGACCGGCGAAGCACAGGTCCAGCAGCGCACGCCCCGCGGTGGCGGCGGCATGCTTTGAGCGCGTTAAGCCGACGGTGTAGGCCAGCAGCCCGAGCCGCGCCAGCAGCGCCATCACCAGCAGTAACGCTGACACGATCGTGCCTATGTTGATTGCGTCTTTATCCACGGCCACCTTTCTACCGCGCAGCCCGGTCGGTCGCGAGATGCGGGACTTTGCTTATACTTCGTAGCATGATCCGCCGCGATGAAACCGACGGTTACCTGCTGATCACACAGAACGACCACGCGAAGCTCTCCGGGCAACTGGCGGCGTGCGTCGGCAACGAACGGTTCGGCGCCTTGATCGACAACGCCGCTGCGGTGCGCGGCATTACGCTTCACGACTGCGGCTGGCCGGTTCACGATGAAGCCCCGACGATCAACCCGAAGGGGCAACCGACCGACGTATTCGAGTCGCCGCACGACGTCGCGCTGCGCGTCTGGACGGAAAGCGCAGCCCGCGCGACCGCCGAAGGTCCGTATCCCGGCCTGCTGGTCAGCCTGCACGTGCTGCATCTGTCGCTACTGGCCGACGCGCGGAAGCAGGACGTTCACGAGCGGTTCGCGGTGAACAAGTTCCAGCACGCCGAGG encodes the following:
- the rpsG gene encoding 30S ribosomal protein S7, whose product is MAYKKFTASEEILKPDSRFNSKLVSKFINCIMWDGKKTVAQKIFYDAMEQVTKKMKEVPPLEIFEGAINNVKPYVEVRSKRVGGANYQVPMQVNRRRQQSLAFRWIIGACRDQGGRPMSDRLADELMAAYKKEGKAINTREQTHRMADANKAFAHFAW
- the rpsL gene encoding 30S ribosomal protein S12; protein product: MPTINQLIKNPRRALPRNNKVKDLEASPQKRGVCLQVKTMTPKKPNSALRKIARVRLSNGKEVTAYIPGEEHNLQEHSIVLVRGGRVRDLPGVRYHIVRGTLDALGVDGRKRSRSKYGAKRGK